The stretch of DNA AGTTTGAATTTTTGTGATTTGTTGGTCCTGAAATAATTAAAGGAGTTCTTGCTTCATCAATTAAAATTGAGTCAACTTCATCTACAATTACAAAGTTGTGTCCTCTTTGAACTTTTTCACTAATATCATAATTCATATTATCTCTTAAATAATCAAATCCAAATTCATTGTTTGTTCCATAAGTAATATCACAAGTATATTGTTCTCGTCTTTCTTGATCATTTCTTAATCCACCAACAACTGCACCAACACTAAATCCTAAAAAATTATATAAGGGCTTTAATTCATTTGAATCTCTGCTAGCAAGATAATCATTAACTGTAACAACATGTACACCATTTCCACTTAAGGCATTTAAAGCAACTGCAAGTGATCCAACAAGTGTTTTCCCTTCACCTGTTTTCATTTCAGCAATTCTTCCTTCATGTAAAACCATTGCACCAATAAGTTGAACATCATAAGGTCTCATATTTAAAACTCTTTTACTAGCTTCTCTAGTAATTGCAAAAGACTGCATTAATATATCATTTAATGATTTTTCTTCTTTTTGTACAAGTTCTTTTAATTTATTAAATTCACCTTGTAACTCTTCATCACTTAAGTTTTCATACTTACTTTCAAGAGCAGTTATCTCTTGAGCTTTCTTTTTGTATAGTTTTACTTCTCTATCGTTTCTTGTACCAAAAATTTTTGAAAAAACATTTAACATAAAATTAGTTCCTTTTCGTTATAATCGCCAAGATTATATAAAAAAAAAGGTTAAAATATGTTTTATAAATTGATAATTGCTACAACACTGTTTTGTTTATCTTGTATAGCTTCAAATGATATTAGAGATTTAGACAGTTTTAAAGCAAGTTTTTCCCAATTAATCACATCTAGTTCGCAAAATATAATTGAATATAAGGGTGAAGTTTTTATTAAAAAAAGTGGAAAAATTTTATGGAAATACAAAACACCAGTTGTGAAAAATGTATATATTAACAATGATTTTGCAATTGTTGATGAACCAGAGTTAGAACAAGCAATTTTTACTCAATTAGAAAGTGAGATAAATATCATCAAACTTCTAAATAGTTCAAAAAAAATGAATGATAATAGTTATATTACAAATATTGAAGATGTTGATTATTTAATTAAAACTTCAAAAAGTGATGATAAAATCAGTTATATTAAATACAAAGATAAACTTGAAAATGATGTTGAAATTAAATTTTCTAATGTAGTTCAAAATGGTGAAATTTCAGATGAAATTTTTAAGTTCACTGTGCCAGAACACTATGATGTTATAAGAAAATAGATTTTAAGAAATTATAGCTATAATACGCACAGGTAAACCAGACAATAGCTTGAATAAAATCAAGAGGAAAGTCCGGGCTGCTGTGAAGTGTGGTTCCATTTAAACAATGGCTAGGGTAACCTAAGGGATAGTGCAACAGAGAATAGACAGCCGATTTTTCGGTGATGGTGAAACGGTGGGGTAAGAGCCTACCAGACTTTTGAGCAATCTTAAGTGCTTTGTAAACCCAACCTGCAGCAAGAAGACTAGGTATTTACTTCACAACTTTGGTCTTCGCAAGACTACTAAAGCAATTTAGTAGCTAGATAAATTATTGTCTTAAAAACAAAACGCGGCTTATTGGTTTACCTACTAATTACGCAAATACTTACAAATAACCCCAAAAAAGCATTTGTTAACTAAATTAATTATATAATTATTTATTAAAAAAATGTAAACACCTTTGTATAAAATATAATTAGAAGGAATAAAATGATTGAAATAAAAGACTTATTGAAATATTTTTGGTATTTTTCTATTATTTTAATTTTTTTAGGACTAATTAAAATATTTATATATAAATTGGGAAAGAAATTAAAAGAAAAAAATGAAGACAAAAAACAGCATATGATAAAAAAAGAATCTTTTGCAGATGAATTTGAAAAGGAACAACTCAAAAAAGAAAATGAAAATCTAAAGAATAAGATAAATCAATTATAAAAAGAATTAAAGAATTTTATTAATAAAAAAAAAGGTTTAGATTATGAAGTTTTTGTTGCAAAAAAATATATTTAAAAAGGTTATGAAGTAATCTTACATGGTGTATTAGAGGGTAGAATTGACTATGGAATAGATTTAATTGCAAAGAAAGAAAATGAAACAATATTAATTCAATGTAAAAACTGGCAAATTGAGCAAAGTATTAATCAAGAAAAAGTATTGTCTTATTATGGAAGATTTAAGAGATATGTAGATGAAAATGCATTGGATATAGAAAATACAAAATTAAGATTTATAGCTCCTGATAGTAAAATATTTAAAATTTCAGCAATAAAAATATTTCAGGATGAAAATTATCTAAATTACAGATATGAAATAATTAAAATGTAAAGCTCTTTTAGATGATATTTTAAGTTTACTTATTAAAAAAAACTATCCATGTAATACTTTTTCTTTTTTCAATTCTTTGTAAACAATCATAAATCTTCTTAAATATTCATCACTATGACTAGATTTTTCAAATCCTGAGTTATAATTCATAATCATCTTTTTAATATTGTTTCTAGTGTACTTTTTCCAATAAATCAACTCATTTAGTGCAAAAATTGAACTAAGATTTTTATTTGTATTTAATTCATTACATAATTTGCTTTTATCACCATTACTTCCAATTCTTTTCATGGCTATATTTGTATTAATTTGATGTATTCCACAAATAGAATTATTATTTGATTCATATTTTCCTAATCTAGTTTCAACTATTCCAATTGCAGCTAGTTCTAGCCCTAAACCATGTGGTTCACCTATTTTTATAAGTTTATCTGTTAATTTTGTTTCATTTTCTGTAAGTTCATTGTAGTTGAAGTCCCAACTAAATAAACTTATACAAATTGTACTTATTAATATTATTGTTTTCATTTTCCTACTTTTAATTTTTTATATTATTTCAATAAATTGTATTTTTTTTGTGTAATGATTTTTTTTATAGTTATAAGGGCTTATTGATATTACAATAAGCCCTTTGATTATTTTATAATATGACCTACAAATTTTGACATATTATTTAAGATTTTTCCACCTCTTCTGAATCCTAATCCACAAGCTTCATAGGCATAAAATACTCCAGCTTGATAAGAGTTTCCATTTGAATCTTTTGGAAATTCTACATATTCTTGATAAATTGCTTTATGTCCTTCATAAATGCCATCTGTTTGTTCATCAATTGAACCATCTGCATTTATGATTTTTGTATTAGCTCCTTCTCTTCCAAAACATCTTTTTTCCACATGTTTTTTTCCTACAAGAGGTTCAAATGAAGTTTCAAGTAATAAAGGGTGATTTGGGTATAAATCCCATAAAACTTTCATAAATCCTTTTGATTGGAATAATAAACTATAAGCTGGATTAAAAATGATAGCTTTTTTATCTTTTATGATTTGTGTTAAAACTAGGGCTAATTCATTTTCTTCAATAGCCATATTTTCCCAAGGAATCAGTTTAAACCAAAATTCAAAAAGTTCGTCATCTTTAAAAATACCATCATCACTAAATTGTACATTTTCTATAAATTCAAAATCAGTATTGAAACCAGCTTCATTTGCTATATGTTCTAAAAGTTTTGTTGTATTTATATCTTCTGTTGAACTTGAAATTGAAGAAAAAAGTATTTTCCAGCCTAAATTTTGATAATGTTCTTCAAATTTTTCAATATCAGAATCAAGGGTTATAATTCTTTTAAAATTATCTTTTAAAGCTTCATAAAGATTATTAAATTGACTAGCTTCGTTTAAACCATTAGCTTTTAACATCGCCCATTGGATAATTGCAGTTTCAAAAAGTGAAGTTGGCGTATCTGCATTGAATTCTATAAGTTTTATAGGTTTTCCATCAATTCCACCTGCTAAATCAAATCTTGAATATAAATGCCAGTGAACATCATTTTCCCAAGATTCTTTTATAACTTCAACTAAATTAAAAGGAATATTTAAATCATGAAATAAGTCATTATCTATTACATACTGCCCAGCTTGTGCAAACATATCATATAATTCATTTGCAGCGTCATAATAAGCATTTGCTTCATCTTCATTTATTACAACTATTTCATCACTCACATAAGAAGAATTGTCACTATCTGTATGCCAAACAAAGCCAATTGATTCTAAATATTCATCACTTAGAGGTTTTAGTTTTTCTAATTGCATATTAACTCCCAAAGCTTGATGAAGTTGATTTTGCTGGATTTGAGTTATTATTTCCCCCAAAGAATCCACTTTTTTTATTAGCTGAACTATTTGTTCCTGATGTTCCAGCTGTTTTTGAAAATGAACTTTGTGATCTATTATACGTTTGCGGTGATTTGTATTGAGTTTGTCTTTGATTTTGGAAATTCTGATTATTAAATAGTTTATTCCCGAGCCAAGAACCAATCATTGCACCTGCTATTGAAGATAATAAAACTCCACCAAGTCCCATTCCTCCACTACTTACTTCAGCATTTGGATTTGTAAGAGGTGAAGTTCCTGAATCTATTTTTACTTCTTCTTCTTTTACTAATTTATCAATTTCTTCTTGAGTTAATATTTTTTCACTACCATCAGGTTTTCTTAAAACAATAGTAGTTTTAGAAGCTGGAAATTCATCTGCAATTTTATATTTACCATCTGCTGATTCTTCTACAACGACAAATGCACCTTGTTTTTGACTAGCATTTGTAAAGGCATCATTTTGACCTTGGTTTTGTTGTTGATTTTTATCATTTGAACTATCACCACATCCAACAAGTCCTACAACAAGAAGAGAACCTAATCCACCAACCATTGCATAATTTGATATTTTTTTAATATGATTTCTTTTTTTCAAAATTAATAATCCTTCCTTTTAATATATTTAAATAAAATCTATTTTTTAAGTACATATATTATAGCAAATAGATTAACAATAATCAAAAAATCTATTTTTTTTCTTTTTTTTAGACTATTTATAAGAAAATATTTCTGGAATTATTAGTGATTAATGCCTTTATTTTAAAGTAAATAATTATAAAAAATAACAATAAAAATCTATTTATCACGTTGAATAAGTCTATTTTATATGCTTTTACTCTTAAAATATTCTTAAAAATAATAAACAAACTATTAGAATTACTTTGTTATAATCGTACATTAATTTTTTGGAGTGTGTATGTTATTGTCTGTAAAACAAAAAATATTTGTTTCTCTTTTATTTGTTGCATTTTTTGCGAGTATCTTTTTTGGATTTTTTATTTATATTAGCCAAAAACAAACTTTTTTTGATTCTATTGAATATCGATTAAATAGTGGTATAAATGGAGCTGATTTATATTTAGGTGAAGATTTTATTGATAAATATACTTCTGAAACTCCAATGGATTCAAATGAATATGAAATTCATTTAAATAATTTAAGTAAATTTGCTAAAAATATTGGATTGCAATATGTTTATTTGATGACTAAAAAAGAAGATAAAATATATACTGTAATTTCAAGTGCAACAGATGAAGAACTCAAAAACAAAGAATATGATGTATTTATGACAGAATATGATGCTAGTGAAGCAATTGTAAATGGTTTTAAAGCTAATCATCAATTTGTAGAAGAAACTGTTGATAAATATGGACATTTTTATACATTGGTGTCTTCTCGAGTTTCAAAAAATGGTGAAATATATCTTATTGGTGCAGATATTGATATTAGTTTTATTAACTCTGCTTTAAATAGTTTACTTGTAAAAACTATTTCAATTACAA from Arcobacter suis CECT 7833 encodes:
- the lolA gene encoding LolA-like outer membrane lipoprotein chaperone, producing MFYKLIIATTLFCLSCIASNDIRDLDSFKASFSQLITSSSQNIIEYKGEVFIKKSGKILWKYKTPVVKNVYINNDFAIVDEPELEQAIFTQLESEINIIKLLNSSKKMNDNSYITNIEDVDYLIKTSKSDDKISYIKYKDKLENDVEIKFSNVVQNGEISDEIFKFTVPEHYDVIRK
- a CDS encoding restriction endonuclease, with amino-acid sequence MDYGIDLIAKKENETILIQCKNWQIEQSINQEKVLSYYGRFKRYVDENALDIENTKLRFIAPDSKIFKISAIKIFQDENYLNYRYEIIKM
- a CDS encoding glutathionylspermidine synthase family protein, whose translation is MQLEKLKPLSDEYLESIGFVWHTDSDNSSYVSDEIVVINEDEANAYYDAANELYDMFAQAGQYVIDNDLFHDLNIPFNLVEVIKESWENDVHWHLYSRFDLAGGIDGKPIKLIEFNADTPTSLFETAIIQWAMLKANGLNEASQFNNLYEALKDNFKRIITLDSDIEKFEEHYQNLGWKILFSSISSSTEDINTTKLLEHIANEAGFNTDFEFIENVQFSDDGIFKDDELFEFWFKLIPWENMAIEENELALVLTQIIKDKKAIIFNPAYSLLFQSKGFMKVLWDLYPNHPLLLETSFEPLVGKKHVEKRCFGREGANTKIINADGSIDEQTDGIYEGHKAIYQEYVEFPKDSNGNSYQAGVFYAYEACGLGFRRGGKILNNMSKFVGHIIK
- a CDS encoding UPF0323 family lipoprotein; translated protein: MKKRNHIKKISNYAMVGGLGSLLVVGLVGCGDSSNDKNQQQNQGQNDAFTNASQKQGAFVVVEESADGKYKIADEFPASKTTIVLRKPDGSEKILTQEEIDKLVKEEEVKIDSGTSPLTNPNAEVSSGGMGLGGVLLSSIAGAMIGSWLGNKLFNNQNFQNQRQTQYKSPQTYNRSQSSFSKTAGTSGTNSSANKKSGFFGGNNNSNPAKSTSSSFGS